One window of Mesorhizobium loti R88b genomic DNA carries:
- a CDS encoding lasso peptide, whose product MEQNVEKHEYETPSLTVHGSIETITQGGGGSTAIDASFPAHTPIGDLTFS is encoded by the coding sequence ATGGAACAGAATGTTGAAAAGCATGAGTACGAAACGCCCAGCCTGACGGTACATGGTTCGATCGAAACCATCACCCAGGGTGGTGGCGGCAGCACGGCAATCGACGCGTCGTTTCCGGCGCACACCCCGATTGGCGATCTGACGTTCTCCTGA
- a CDS encoding PqqD family protein has product MNWNPSERDNVSATKDAVACDFGEGLALLNLKSNIYYSLNGVGAFIWELIQEPKSIADIRGAVLARYNVDAERCKADVDALLKGLAENGLARLHNEALV; this is encoded by the coding sequence ATGAACTGGAACCCATCCGAGCGCGATAATGTGAGCGCCACGAAGGATGCCGTGGCTTGCGACTTCGGTGAAGGCCTCGCGCTCCTCAATCTTAAATCCAATATTTATTACAGCCTCAACGGCGTCGGCGCGTTCATCTGGGAGCTGATCCAGGAGCCGAAGTCGATCGCCGATATCCGTGGCGCTGTGCTTGCGCGCTACAATGTCGACGCCGAGCGCTGCAAGGCCGACGTCGACGCCTTGCTGAAAGGCCTGGCCGAAAACGGACTTGCGAGGCTGCACAATGAGGCACTTGTCTAG
- a CDS encoding glycosyltransferase family 2 protein: MSMTKSEVCVIIAAKNAGRTIAVAIASALREPEVAEVVVVDDGSTDNTAEVARAADDGSGRLKVMRLDVNRGPSFARNAAIAGSKAPFISILDADDFFLEGRFRTLFAGADWDFAADNIMLIRDDATRDATKIVAPDFAADPEFLDFERFVEGNISRRHVQRGELGFLKPVISRAFLDRHGLRYDESLRLGEDYELYARAVAHGARFKVIRSCGYGAIVRADSLSGRHKTQDLKRLADADLALLAIDSLPEGSKAVLRRHERHVRDKYRLRNFLDVKAERGLASAAAYAFASQSNLVPIVQGVASDKLAALFRRVGLVSGNKHVPPLRFLMAGTSAGKER; this comes from the coding sequence ATGTCGATGACGAAATCCGAGGTCTGCGTGATCATCGCGGCCAAAAATGCGGGGCGCACCATCGCGGTCGCCATCGCATCCGCGTTGCGCGAACCTGAGGTGGCCGAGGTCGTCGTTGTTGACGACGGCTCCACCGACAATACCGCTGAGGTCGCCCGCGCCGCCGACGACGGCAGCGGACGGCTCAAGGTCATGCGCCTCGACGTCAATCGCGGCCCTTCCTTCGCCCGCAATGCCGCGATCGCCGGCTCAAAAGCGCCGTTCATCAGCATTCTGGACGCCGACGACTTCTTCCTCGAGGGCCGGTTTCGCACCCTGTTTGCCGGCGCCGATTGGGATTTCGCGGCCGACAACATCATGCTCATCAGGGACGACGCGACGCGCGACGCGACGAAAATCGTCGCTCCGGATTTTGCCGCCGATCCGGAATTCCTCGATTTCGAGCGCTTCGTCGAGGGCAACATCTCCAGGCGCCACGTGCAAAGAGGCGAGCTTGGCTTTCTGAAGCCGGTGATCAGCCGTGCCTTCCTCGACCGGCATGGATTGCGCTACGACGAGAGCTTGCGCCTGGGCGAGGATTACGAACTCTACGCCCGCGCCGTCGCCCACGGGGCAAGGTTCAAGGTCATCCGTTCCTGCGGCTATGGTGCCATCGTGCGCGCCGATTCGCTCAGCGGCCGCCACAAGACGCAGGACCTGAAGCGGCTGGCCGATGCGGATCTGGCGCTGCTGGCGATCGACAGCCTGCCGGAAGGCTCAAAAGCGGTGCTGCGGCGGCATGAACGGCATGTGCGCGACAAATATCGGCTGCGCAATTTCCTCGACGTGAAGGCCGAGCGCGGGCTGGCTTCGGCTGCTGCCTATGCCTTTGCAAGTCAATCCAACCTGGTCCCCATCGTCCAGGGCGTCGCGTCCGACAAGCTCGCGGCGCTGTTTCGTCGCGTTGGCCTTGTCTCCGGGAACAAACATGTGCCGCCGCTGCGTTTCCTGATGGCCGGGACCAGTGCGGGCAAGGAGCGGTAG
- a CDS encoding nucleotidyltransferase family protein, translating to MALPESSYERLRAADCADEIAYVQACLRLYFSGPTASAGDVSPPTLSAAAIGDIARLNKVATFVLKALSRAPAGDRPAELFQWLDTYRRRTVSMNAACLMDSMAIHQALRDRQIDFVFLKGPFQQHLLYDDHFMKPSGDVDILVSPAGFSRARDVLRSIGYEVAGKSRSVWWVRFLGEQHMIRGNGPKASTVDLHYRLQQPGSPSPRDADGFLRRKRLVEITGVEVPFTSAADTLMLSCISVAKALFNREPCAGYVCDIRASANRLDEADQRRVLDAAVSQGLDDTLLLGLRAADVLLGGTGTLLSERAKPILSRIGNEDLLNMVIAPWLSSLRWPQRRTVLWELCGRAPVRYLAEAGWAASADISRRIFERPASP from the coding sequence ATGGCCTTGCCGGAAAGTTCCTATGAACGACTGCGCGCCGCCGACTGCGCCGACGAGATCGCGTATGTACAAGCCTGCCTGCGGTTGTATTTCTCCGGGCCGACGGCCTCGGCCGGCGACGTGTCGCCGCCAACCCTCTCCGCCGCCGCCATCGGCGACATCGCCAGGCTGAACAAGGTCGCCACCTTCGTTCTGAAGGCGCTGTCGCGGGCGCCGGCGGGCGACAGGCCGGCCGAACTCTTCCAGTGGCTCGACACCTATCGCCGACGCACGGTTTCGATGAATGCCGCCTGCCTCATGGATTCGATGGCGATCCATCAGGCGCTGCGCGACAGGCAGATCGATTTCGTCTTTCTCAAAGGCCCGTTCCAGCAGCATCTGCTCTACGACGACCATTTCATGAAGCCTTCCGGCGATGTCGACATCCTGGTTTCCCCCGCCGGTTTTTCCAGGGCTCGCGACGTGTTGCGCTCGATCGGCTACGAGGTTGCCGGCAAGTCGCGCTCGGTCTGGTGGGTTCGTTTCCTTGGCGAGCAGCATATGATTCGCGGCAATGGCCCGAAAGCGTCCACGGTCGACCTTCACTATCGCCTCCAGCAGCCCGGCTCGCCCAGTCCGCGTGACGCCGATGGGTTCCTGCGGCGCAAACGGCTGGTTGAGATCACCGGCGTTGAAGTTCCGTTCACCTCGGCCGCCGACACGCTGATGCTGTCCTGCATCAGCGTCGCCAAGGCGCTGTTCAACCGAGAGCCCTGCGCCGGCTATGTCTGCGATATCAGGGCCAGCGCCAACCGTCTCGACGAGGCTGATCAGCGCCGCGTGCTCGATGCGGCGGTGAGCCAGGGGCTGGACGATACACTGCTGCTCGGCCTGCGCGCCGCCGACGTGTTGCTGGGCGGCACCGGCACGCTTTTGTCCGAGCGGGCCAAGCCGATCCTGTCGCGCATCGGCAATGAGGATCTGCTCAACATGGTCATCGCGCCATGGCTGTCGTCGCTGCGATGGCCGCAGCGGCGAACCGTGTTGTGGGAATTGTGCGGCAGGGCTCCCGTCCGCTACCTCGCCGAAGCCGGCTGGGCAGCGTCGGCGGACATCAGCCGCCGCATCTTCGAACGGCCGGCCAGTCCGTGA
- a CDS encoding lasso peptide biosynthesis B2 protein, producing MTRVLFLSGSEALFLCHCLLVVTTVRLGLTLFSYNRVRGMVTRLNAHQCASMGELRLVAWGVAAAARFVPRASCLTQALSGQYILARQGNASNIRIGIERGTGQQLKAHAWLVSDNHVVLGGSIDGFAHLVDHGSR from the coding sequence TTGACCAGGGTTCTCTTCCTGAGCGGCTCGGAAGCACTCTTCCTTTGCCATTGCCTGCTAGTGGTCACGACCGTCCGGCTTGGGCTGACGTTGTTTTCGTACAACCGTGTTCGCGGCATGGTGACCCGGCTCAACGCGCACCAGTGCGCAAGCATGGGCGAGTTGCGGCTCGTCGCCTGGGGGGTTGCCGCGGCCGCACGGTTCGTGCCGCGCGCCTCTTGCCTCACCCAGGCGCTTTCGGGCCAATACATTCTCGCGCGCCAGGGCAATGCCTCCAACATCCGCATCGGTATCGAACGCGGCACCGGCCAGCAACTGAAAGCGCATGCCTGGCTGGTCAGCGACAACCATGTCGTGCTTGGCGGCTCCATCGATGGTTTCGCGCATCTGGTAGACCACGGCAGCCGATGA
- a CDS encoding family 16 glycosylhydrolase, with amino-acid sequence MNSDPKTTSTTANDTSPFAHLTRQTGLRRLGLIGALLLAALGSLPAAPAHAQDIQSAPSFVDDFKSFDRSRWYVSDGWNNGSHQNCNWSKGLVALSDGVLSLGFEKQKLKDREFACGEIQTKQRFGYGTYEARLKTDAGSGLNAAFFSYIGPSDKQPWDEIDFEILTKDTSKVQVNAYIDGKGKNEKLVDVPGGTEKAFNDYAFVWQKDSLRWYVNGQLVNTITDPTKLPSHAQKIFFSLWGSDTLKGWMGTFADPGRKLSLQVERVAFTALGEPCQFPESLVCSVKELGKTN; translated from the coding sequence ATGAATTCGGATCCGAAAACCACGTCCACGACAGCAAATGACACATCGCCCTTCGCGCATCTGACCCGGCAAACCGGCCTGCGGCGGTTGGGTTTGATCGGGGCGCTGTTGCTGGCCGCTCTTGGCAGCCTCCCGGCGGCTCCCGCCCATGCACAGGATATCCAGTCCGCCCCGTCTTTCGTCGATGATTTCAAAAGCTTCGATCGGTCGCGCTGGTATGTCTCCGACGGCTGGAACAACGGCAGCCATCAAAATTGCAACTGGTCGAAAGGGCTGGTCGCGCTTTCCGACGGGGTGCTGTCGCTTGGCTTCGAAAAGCAGAAGCTGAAGGATCGTGAGTTCGCTTGCGGCGAGATCCAGACCAAGCAGCGCTTCGGCTACGGCACCTACGAAGCACGGCTGAAGACCGACGCCGGCTCCGGTCTCAATGCGGCGTTCTTCTCCTATATCGGCCCGTCCGACAAGCAGCCCTGGGACGAGATCGATTTCGAGATCCTGACCAAGGACACCTCCAAGGTGCAGGTCAACGCCTATATCGACGGCAAGGGCAAGAACGAGAAGCTGGTCGACGTGCCGGGCGGCACCGAAAAGGCCTTCAACGACTACGCCTTCGTCTGGCAAAAGGACAGTCTGCGCTGGTATGTCAACGGCCAGCTGGTCAACACCATCACCGATCCGACAAAACTGCCCAGCCATGCGCAGAAGATCTTCTTCAGCCTTTGGGGCAGCGACACCTTGAAGGGCTGGATGGGCACATTCGCCGATCCCGGCCGCAAGCTTTCGCTGCAGGTCGAACGCGTTGCCTTCACAGCACTTGGCGAGCCATGTCAGTTTCCAGAATCGCTCGTATGCAGCGTAAAAGAGTTGGGAAAGACGAATTGA
- a CDS encoding GMC oxidoreductase produces the protein MVLDVKPERITRDHFDVVAIGSGFGSAFFLHEFAKRRKARILVLEWGRHNTHEWQLDQDANTDIDDETTYKTNSDKPWNYTIGLGGGTNCWFAQTPRFHPNDFRLKSTYGIGNDWPISYDDVEPFYCDAEEIMSISGDPDMAQMLPRSKPFPQPPHRMSTPDKMMKAAQPDQHFVMPTARARVPTAQRTSCCANLRCWLCPVDAKFTVNNGLMHVFEHPDVSVCLGAEVRRLDHVGGTVRSVTFVKDGKEYQVGGDLFILGANAIQSAAIMLRSGLGDEFVGRGLHESYGWNFEVYLDGVDNFDGSTITTGLNFGLYDGPHRSEHAAALVYFENRWQHGMRAEKGRLRQTLPLVVVTENLLDHENFVTLDEDDNAFVSFKAPSDYAVKGMARALDKLPGLLSPLPVEKLFDRGIRPTESHVQGTLRMGTGPADSVIDSNMIHHRLRNLVVVGTSTYPSCSCANPSLTAAALSLRAASRIA, from the coding sequence ATGGTGCTGGACGTAAAGCCCGAGCGAATCACCAGGGATCATTTCGATGTTGTCGCGATCGGTTCCGGCTTCGGTTCGGCCTTCTTCCTGCACGAGTTCGCCAAGCGGCGCAAGGCGCGCATCCTGGTTCTGGAATGGGGCCGCCACAACACGCATGAATGGCAGCTCGACCAGGACGCCAACACCGACATCGACGACGAAACGACCTACAAAACCAATTCAGACAAGCCGTGGAATTACACGATCGGGCTGGGCGGCGGCACCAACTGCTGGTTCGCGCAGACGCCACGCTTCCATCCCAACGACTTCAGGCTGAAAAGCACCTATGGCATCGGCAATGACTGGCCGATCAGCTATGACGATGTCGAGCCGTTCTACTGCGACGCCGAAGAGATCATGTCGATCTCCGGCGATCCCGACATGGCGCAGATGCTGCCGCGCTCGAAACCGTTTCCGCAACCGCCGCATCGCATGTCGACGCCCGACAAGATGATGAAGGCGGCCCAGCCCGACCAGCACTTCGTCATGCCGACTGCGCGGGCGAGGGTACCAACGGCGCAACGCACCTCGTGCTGTGCCAATTTGCGCTGCTGGCTGTGTCCGGTCGACGCCAAATTCACCGTCAACAACGGCCTGATGCATGTCTTCGAGCATCCCGACGTTTCAGTTTGCCTCGGCGCGGAAGTGCGCAGGCTCGATCATGTCGGCGGCACGGTCCGTTCGGTCACCTTCGTGAAGGATGGCAAGGAGTATCAGGTCGGCGGCGACCTCTTCATTCTCGGCGCCAATGCCATCCAGAGCGCGGCGATCATGCTGCGATCCGGCCTAGGAGACGAATTCGTCGGGCGCGGCCTGCATGAATCCTATGGCTGGAATTTTGAGGTCTATCTCGACGGCGTCGACAATTTCGACGGCAGCACCATCACCACCGGCCTGAATTTCGGCCTCTATGACGGTCCCCACCGGTCCGAGCACGCAGCCGCACTGGTTTATTTCGAGAACCGCTGGCAGCATGGGATGCGGGCCGAGAAGGGTCGGCTGCGCCAGACATTGCCACTTGTCGTGGTCACCGAAAACCTGCTCGATCACGAGAATTTCGTCACCCTCGACGAGGACGACAATGCTTTCGTCAGCTTCAAGGCACCGTCGGACTACGCGGTCAAGGGCATGGCCCGGGCGCTGGACAAATTGCCTGGCCTGCTTTCGCCGCTGCCGGTCGAAAAGCTCTTCGACCGTGGCATCCGGCCAACGGAATCGCATGTCCAGGGCACGCTGAGAATGGGCACCGGTCCGGCTGATTCTGTGATCGACAGCAACATGATCCATCACCGGTTGAGAAACCTGGTTGTCGTCGGCACCAGCACCTATCCGAGCTGCTCCTGCGCCAACCCCAGCCTGACCGCGGCAGCCTTGTCCTTGCGGGCAGCGAGCCGGATCGCGTGA
- a CDS encoding UDP-glucose dehydrogenase family protein has protein sequence MNLTVFGIGYVGLVQAAVLAEVGHQVVCVDIDANKVERLNQGFVPIFEPGLESLVKENHAAGRIKFTTDAAAAVRHGEIQMIAVGTPPGEDGSADLKYVLAVAETIGREMDSAKIVVGKSTVPVGTCEKVKARIAETLKKRGREDLGFDVASNPEFLKEGSAVADCMKPDRIIVGTDSEETEAVMRELYAPFNRNHEKMIVMDVRSAEFTKYAANCMLATKISFMNEMANLAEQLGADIEEVRKGIGSDPRIGYHFIYPGLGYGGSCFPKDVRALIKTAEGVKFDAKLLRAVEERNNDQKSVLFDKVNRYFKGSLKGKTFALWGLAFKPNTDDMREAPARVLMEALWNAGAAVQAYDPEAMQECQAIYGLRDDLLLCGTKEAALRGADALLIATEWKSFRAPSFDALKDALTTPVIFDGRNLYDPKVVARHGIEYHSIGRLAA, from the coding sequence ATGAACTTGACGGTGTTTGGAATTGGCTATGTCGGCCTCGTGCAGGCCGCGGTGCTTGCCGAGGTTGGCCACCAGGTTGTTTGCGTCGACATCGACGCCAACAAGGTGGAACGGCTCAACCAGGGCTTCGTCCCGATTTTCGAGCCGGGCCTTGAGAGCCTCGTCAAGGAAAACCACGCCGCCGGTCGTATCAAGTTCACCACCGATGCCGCCGCCGCCGTCAGGCACGGCGAAATCCAGATGATCGCGGTCGGCACGCCGCCCGGCGAGGATGGTTCGGCCGATCTCAAATATGTGCTCGCGGTCGCCGAGACCATCGGCCGCGAGATGGATAGCGCCAAGATCGTCGTCGGTAAGTCGACCGTGCCGGTCGGCACCTGCGAAAAGGTCAAGGCCAGGATCGCCGAGACGCTGAAGAAGAGGGGGCGCGAGGATCTGGGCTTCGACGTCGCCTCCAATCCCGAATTCCTCAAGGAAGGCTCGGCCGTCGCCGATTGCATGAAGCCGGACCGCATCATCGTCGGCACCGACAGCGAAGAGACGGAGGCGGTGATGCGCGAGCTCTATGCGCCCTTCAACCGCAACCACGAGAAGATGATCGTGATGGACGTGCGCAGCGCCGAATTCACGAAATACGCCGCCAACTGCATGCTGGCGACCAAGATCAGCTTCATGAACGAGATGGCCAATCTGGCCGAGCAGCTCGGCGCCGACATCGAGGAGGTGCGCAAGGGCATCGGCAGCGATCCGCGCATCGGCTACCACTTCATCTATCCGGGTCTCGGCTATGGCGGCTCGTGCTTCCCCAAGGACGTGCGCGCGCTGATCAAGACCGCCGAGGGCGTCAAATTCGACGCCAAGCTGCTGCGCGCCGTCGAGGAGCGCAACAACGACCAGAAATCCGTCCTGTTCGACAAGGTGAACCGCTATTTCAAGGGTAGTCTCAAGGGCAAGACCTTTGCGCTGTGGGGCCTGGCCTTCAAGCCCAACACCGACGACATGCGCGAAGCGCCGGCGCGTGTGCTGATGGAAGCGCTCTGGAACGCCGGTGCGGCCGTGCAGGCTTATGACCCCGAGGCGATGCAGGAATGCCAAGCCATCTACGGCCTGCGCGACGACCTGCTTTTGTGCGGCACCAAGGAAGCGGCCTTGCGCGGCGCCGATGCGCTGCTCATCGCCACCGAATGGAAGAGTTTCCGCGCGCCGTCCTTCGATGCGTTGAAGGATGCGCTGACCACGCCGGTCATCTTCGACGGCCGCAACCTCTATGACCCCAAGGTCGTGGCGCGCCACGGCATCGAATACCACTCGATAGGCAGACTGGCGGCGTGA